ACTAACCTATATCCCATCAATTTGCTCTCTTAAACTTTTCAGTGCCAAATGCATCCGTTTTTCTATCGCTTTGACGCTTACATCTTCCATTTCTGCTATTTCGGCATATTTTTTTCCATCTATCCTATTTAATAGAAAAGTAGTGCGCTGGTTTTCTGGTAAACTATTTAAAGCGTTATCCAATTTTTCCTTGAACTGATTTTCCACCATAATAAACTCCGGAGATTCATTGGTAGTCTTTAAAGTAGCATCGGCATACTTTAAACGTACCTTTTCAGCCTTAATAACATTAAGGTAGAGATTATTGGCAACCGTATATAAATAGGACTTTGCTTTTTCTGGTGCCACTTTGGCGCAATTCTCCCATAGCTTAACAAACGCCTCTTGTACGGCATCGTTTGCTTTTTCTTCATTGCCAAATTTGTAATAAATATAATTGAAGATAGTTTTAGACGTTTCGTTAAAAACCCTTTTATATATCTGCTCTTCGCATACATTTAATTGTTGGTCTACTTTCAATAGATTGCTTTTTATCAAAGATATTTGAAAAAAAATTAAAAAGGAGGTAGGGTATTTTAAAAGTCGGTTGTTTTAGAAGTATAATAACAAACAATACCAAGTCATTATGAAAAAGATTTTTAATTATGCAATGTACGTTAGCCTACTAACAATTGCTTTAAGTTTTACAGGGTGTCAAGATGAGTTCGAAGAAATTAATAATGGAGATGAGCCTACGGCAATATCTGCTAATTCTTCAACGGCAGATTTAATTCAACGTACCAGTTCTAACGATGGTTCTTGCGACAATATCGTTGATGGTACCAGTTGCTTCCAAATTAAATTTCCATACACGGTTGAGGTAAACGGAATAACACTTACCATTGAATCTGAAGATGATCTTGAGCAAATAGAAGAAATTTTTGATAGTGTTGATGATGATGAAAACCTATTGGATATTATTTTTCCTATTACGATTACTGCAGGGGATTTCTCTGAAATTACTATTAACGGATTAGAAGAATTACGCGAATTGGCTGCAGATTGTAAAGAAGGCGGAGAAGATGATGATATAGAATGTATAGATTTTGTATACCCTATAACACTTTTCACATTTAATGTCAATCTAGAGCAGACCAGTACTATTGAAGTTACAAGCGACCGTGAACTACGTTTGTTCTTCAAAGATTTGGGCGACGATAACTTAATAAGTTTTGATTTTCCTGTTACTTTAAAATTATACGATGAAACTACTATCACTGTAGCAAGTAATCAAGAGCTGGTGGCTGCTATTGAAAATGCAAAAGATAATTGTGATGAAGATGATGA
The genomic region above belongs to Maribacter hydrothermalis and contains:
- a CDS encoding RNA polymerase sigma factor; this encodes MKVDQQLNVCEEQIYKRVFNETSKTIFNYIYYKFGNEEKANDAVQEAFVKLWENCAKVAPEKAKSYLYTVANNLYLNVIKAEKVRLKYADATLKTTNESPEFIMVENQFKEKLDNALNSLPENQRTTFLLNRIDGKKYAEIAEMEDVSVKAIEKRMHLALKSLREQIDGI